The genomic stretch GATTTTCACCGCTTGCATAGGTGATTTGCAaagacgtatgtatgtacattgtacgtATATTACACGTGTCGTCTTATGTCTCTGTATATAAACTTTGCAACCCTTTAACAATGAATGTAAGGAAGGGGGCAGTATTGATTGAAGTAGGCTTATGGTtcgcagaaaaatattcagctGTCGAACGCCGCGTGGGATTTGGTAACTCTTCCGCCTCCTGGCAGCAGGTCGCATGGTGTTCATCCCGCACTACCGACCCATGGGGGTCATCATCATCCCGGAGCTCCAGGCGCTCCCCATCATCCCGTCACCGTTGCTCAACAGCAGCAAcggcaacagcaacaacagcaacaccATCAGCATCAAcaccaacagcagcagcagcaacagcaacaacaacaacagcagcaacagcagcaacagcaccaacaacaccaacaccatcagcatcagcaacagcaacatcatcaacagcaacaacagcagttGAGGGAAAGGGACGAACGCGATCAGAGGGAACGCGAACATATCGCTGCTGCTGAACGTCATCAGAGACAGGCTGACGCTAGGGACCAGGCTGCTGCTCATCAGAGGGCTTATGCCTACGTCACTGCCGTTTCTGCATCGCCCTCGGTCCAACAGGTATTTAGCATAACGATACAAAAATACTTGTCGCATAATTTCATACTATAGAGTATCGTTAATTCGTGGAAAGAAAACATGGATCTCATTTATACCGAAAGtggttgttttgaaaaatttctttcgggAAGTTGCAAAGTGTGTAGAAATTTTGTTGAACGAGAGACACacgatttattattttgcaCGATGgaatttgatgatttttgtgtataatttgttagagttaattataattacttgATTAATCAGTTGATTTTATCTTCCCCTTCGAACGTTTGTCTCAGGTGTCGTCGCGGCCGTCCAGTGTACCTGTAAAAGTGGAATATCCACCGCCCCCCGCTCATTCCAGGCAGGCGAAGTCGTCGCTGTCGGTGACAAGTCACCACGATAAACCACCGCCAGGTGTGGGACCCCCCCATCCCGCACTACCCAAGGTTGAACCGAACGTCGGTTTATTCAGTTACACGACGTATCAACCCCAGCCGCCTTATATGCACGATATAAAAGTAAAGGCGGCCGAGCATCAGCAGCACAAGCAGCAGATGTCAGCCGGCGGTGTTAAGAGTATGCAGCAGGCGGCACTCGAGAGGGATCCTCACGTTAGAGAAATGCTACCAAATCCACCGCCCCTTCTACCCGACCCAAAGAGCTCCGTTATCGTGAAAAACGAGGGTAGGGAACTGCCCAAGGCGCCACCATCCCATTCCCCAAGTCCCAAGATGATGCCAGGTCATTATCACAGCGCCGTTGCACCGCAACACAAACCCCCGACACCGTACGATTACCAGAGAACATCGACGCAGAGTCCCCATCATCTTCACCACCTCGACAGTCTTCAGGCCGCAAAGAGCATTCCCCCCCAAGGTCATCTCAGGGTGAACGCCAATCAGCTACCCAGTCCTCACGGTCATTCGACCCATCCTCACAACAGGCAGTCGCCTCACGCCCCTCACCCTCATCAAACTTCTCATCCCTCGCCCCCCGAGCACAGGTACACGAGTAGACTTGAGCCTGGGATACCTTACGGGACACCGAAGTCAGCCTATCCGTATCCTCATCCGCCATCCTCGTCGCCAACGTCGCATTACGCCGCATCGCCTGGGTCCAAGCCGAAGGTGAGCAGTCCGGCACCTCAGCAAATATTCGGGAAACCGAACTCCGGCATTATGACCGGTACGCCGGTATGCAGGGCGTCGGAAAATACCGCACCGAGCCCGATGCCGCTCACCTCGAAGACCAACAGCTCACCGCTCGCTTACCAACAAGTGCCTCATCATCACGGGGCTCCACCGCCACCGTTACCACCCCCGGCTCATAGCAGCAGGTCAGTTTATGACACCCGGGGCTACGCCAGTTCTATACCCGCCTCTAAACTACCTCCGCCGCCCCACCATCACGGATCGCCAACGACCGCCGCATCCGCGCCTATGACCAGGCCTAATTCCGTTCATTCGGTACATCGGACCAGTCCTCATCACAATCAGCAAATACACCCGCAGGCAATGGCGCCTGCGATTCAGACTCAACCACTTGATCTTGGTGTCGAAAGATCCGGATCGCCGAAGAGGAAGGCACCCACGCCTATCGAGGTCTGCAGCGGACAACCGGTATCCCTCGAGGTTGCCTGCAAGAAGAGAAGGACACAGGACAGTATCATATCTCAACCTATGTCCCTGCAGTGCGCCGGACCCCCGGTATTGTCAAGGGTCAGTGAACCCAGTCCCCTCATCGCCTCGGCCGCTACTTCGATCACCACTGTCGTCAATACCGCCCTACTCGCCCAACCATCCAGCCAAATACCCTGCAATGTTCAGGAACGCGGTGTCGTTTCTGTCAGCCCTCTGCCCAGGACGGCAAGCGGTGATGGATCCGTCAGACCCGCGAGCACCGGCAGCGTAAGCTCTCTTAACAATCCTGGCGTCAGTGCTGCACCGAGTCCTGCGCCAACACAGAGTCCTGCACCTTCGGCTGCTCCTAGTCCAGCACCCAGCGCACCTGGGACACCGGCGAAGGTCACGCCCAGCGCTGCGGACAGCGAAAAGTCGAATAGTCCTGCCCCAAGGCCGCCTAGTAGCACTAGGAATCCCGTCCACAAGTTGAAGAAGGCTTGGCTCCAGAGGCATTCGGGCGAGGATGGGACTGAGGATACAACCGGACTCGTTGGTAGCGGGTCGTGCGTTACACTTCCGTTGACTATTGCTCAGGCACCTTCGCAACCTTTGGCCAAGGAACGAGATGGAAGTGGAggtggtggaggaggaggaggtggaagtggaagtggaagtggcAGCAGTACTgctggaggaggaggaggtggtggtggaggaggaggaggaggaggaggaggaggaactggaggtggaggaggtgcAGGATCTGGCGCTACGACGACAAGTTTGCCGAGCGCTGTTAATTCGATACATAATATAGGCAGCATGGCTGTTaatagtataaataaaagtaaagtAACTGGAAAAACTAGTgggagaaaaacaaacagcaaGGAATCACTCAATGGacatgctgctgctgttgacGTTAAAAGTATACAGGAAGATTCGTCCAGCAGCGATCCGGAGAGGAAGTCTCCCCCTAAAAGGAAACCACCCAAGGTATCTATTTACACGACTCGAGAGTAGCGATTATGATGGTGGTATATGTCTTTGTCCCTTGATTACACGAAGCAAAGACTAGTTTTTAGTTAGTCGCATattattagttttttctctctttttcgcaCATTCTAGGTAAGATTTTCATATGTTTTGCTTTAGTACCCGAAgttgtgtaatttttatttatttattttttttcgtagatGTATTCAGAAACGTATACGAACATGGTATTCAATATTATCGTATTAGTTCGGTAAAAAACTAACGATCGTAACCCAAACTAGTTGTGTGGATAATAATTTGACTCGTTTCCCGTTGAAagtctgcaaaaaaaaaaaaaacatatctcTTCGACATCACATCTACAATATCAAGCAATTTTTTACTTGTCAGAAAATGCAAgagtaataaattttgatttacaaCACTCGATCAGTAATTTGGACTGATGATAATGCGTAATGATGTGTCGCCCATAAATTACCCATAGTGTCAACgcgtaataaataatacacgtTGAAGACGACGATCTTTGTAAAGATGCTCGCGTTTTGATATTCGAATTTCGCGCTTGACGTCGAGTCAGGTGTTTCCGATTGGTCGAAAGCTGGTCGTGCGTGGTCGACAGCGTGACACGTTTCCGCGCAGCACTCGAGTCTCTCGATTCTCCAGCCAGCCAGCTTGTTCGGAAGGTTCGTACGTGCCGTTGAGTAAACTGAAATGGCGTCAAACCGGGCAGAGGCGCCGCATCGTTTTGCCAATGTTTGTCGGCTTGGCTTTTTCACTCCGCGTTCGATCTGTCTTTTCAATTACGCCACCGTTTAGCGGCACCCGAATTGCGTCGGCAGCTGTGTCTTACGACACCGCTGAGCCGCGTATATGCAGGATATTGAAATGGTAAAGTACAAACGAAGCTCTTTGTCCCCTCTCACTAACCGTTCCGAGCCGTAGATATAACCTCACTTTCTTTTCGTCGCGCCCACCGCAAGATTAGACTCTTTAGGTGCTTTGCCACGTTTTTATTTCTCCCTCGTCTTTTTATGCCGCAGTTATTTCGACGTGACTCGTGCATTAGTTATCTGGTAATTAGTATTCAATATCTGATATACACTTACACACACGTACTTACAGCTGTTTCGACTTGATGTTATTCTGattatggaaataaaattaatctgGTTAGATTATCGTTTTGTAATTGTAATCTACGATAATATaaatgtgagaaaatattGCAGTCTTTAATTCAGACCAATCTCTGtgcgataaattaaaaaattgatgaattttggTCGGAAGTGTAGATTAGCTTCGAACGGATTATGATCGGCTGATAAGCAtgcgttgataatttttcgttgCATATTTAGTCTAGTCTAGTTTttggatgtatagaaaatttgtatgcaaataagaaatgattttttttttcaattattgcaTGTAAATAGTTTTATTGCGTGCGCTTTAGTCAGTAGATAGGACCACGGGCATGAACTTCCTGACTACTTAATAATATGTACCCTGTGGTAGGTAAAACGAAAGAAGGGAGCCGCACGGAGGCAGCAGGCAGTCACGGAAGAGCACAGGAGGAGGAAAGAAGATAAGAGCGGAGGTGCCGGTGCCGGAAGCGAATCTAGCAACGAAAGCGAAGCTGGCTCTGCCAGTGACGCTAGCGAACAGTTAAGTTCCAGCCAACCAACTTCTAGGGCTAGACACGCCACCGGTAACTCCAATTCATCCGGAAATGGTTAGTCATTAATCAATGTATTTCTCTTTCATAATTTGGTTGACGgtatagccaaaaattttctaaaataccAACACGAAGTAATTGATTGTGAGAAAGGGTAACCGATCTCAAtgcaattacatttttataaatataccgttttaattaaattttggtTCAACCATATACAATTCAATACCCTTTAGTTTTATCATCTTGCCAATTCGGCACCTTAATTCAGCACCTTCTGATTACGAATGTACACTTGATAACTTTTTAAAtgtaattttgtaaatcaaaGAAACTAAACAGACTGTGAAatgatgtaaaattatttattgaataacCATGATATCGAATCATGAGCTTTTTAACACTGATTGCAGTTATTATTAGTTTTGTCAAAATAAGTTTGGAAATTATTTCCCGTttgagaaatgtgaaaattattattaaaaagttttttcatgtCTTACAGGTAACAATGCTAATAAGGAACCCAGGAAACGTGGTAGAAGACCAAAGACGTCAACCAAAGGCAGCGAATTAGGTGGCGAAGATCCTCAACCAAGACCTAAGAAAGAACGAAGAGAAGAAAGTGCAAGTGGAGGAGGGAGTGGACCAGGAGGAGGTGGAAGAAGTGATCCATTTCGGAAGCCGCCAATAGcgcaattgaaaaaaactgggGAAAGTTGGCTGCAGGATGGAGCATGCTTTGAAGTTGCTCCGAAGCTGGCAAAGTGTCGTGAATGCAGATGGACGCCACATCAACGTTCAAAAAATGTAACGCAGAATATATTCTGTAGGTTTTATGCATTTCGCCGACTGAGGTACACGAAGAACGGTCAGTTGGCTATAGCGGGATTCAGCGATCCGCACAAGGATGCCTCCGAGGTGAGTAGAAGATCTTGCGTATCCATAATGTTTGAGCGCAGATTATTTTTGTCTACTATTGTCGTTGCATGGGCGAAATGAGGCAGCATAGCGTTGTGTTGTTGCAGGAAGACCTGCGACTCTGGTTACCTGTTAAGGACAGTCAGGAAGCGGCAGGTTTAAAAGACGAGAAACTGGATAAGAATGAAAAGGATAAATCGGAAAGGTCGGACCGAGGGGATAGAGAAGATCTTGATTTAGAAATGGCTCATCGATTACTACGTCAAGTCGGAGACCAGTTCTGCGACCTACTTCATCAGGAAAAGGATGCTCTTCAGGAACACATGGCAGAAGgtattgtatgaaaaatatttcaaaatattctctcTATGGAATTCACAAGAAGCAagtgaaatttatcaaaagcCACTTATTCTCTTGCCTCCCTATTTCTGTTGCAAGTCATAGTTGTGACAGAATTGTTGTGTAATCGTAATTTTTAAACCGATGATGATGAAGTAATTTCACTTCTTAAaggtattaaaattttccgcaaaatggacatgaaaaaatgaaatattcgtTTCAAGTTAGCAGTTTAATGTAAATTTTACACATTAGTTTAAAGTGAAGTTGACTTGTTGATGAATCGGTATTTCTGAAACTGCACCTATATGTTTTGTTAATGTATACCTATTCAATACAAAGCTAATTGCATGAACTATTTATGTGGCAAACAGACAATAATagttcatttcattttattcttaatttaattattcctATTTATATCCTTGTTGGGTTCCGAAACAATGATTGTAACAGTATTCAGGTATCCTGTGTACAGCATGATGGGTTCTGGGATCTCTGACACTAATTTATAATTCTAAGCTTGGTCTTTGAGTGCTTGTGAAATATTACCTCAACTTCTGAAATCACTCTCGAAAGGCCAGCTTCTATACGCTACTCTTGTTACTAATATTTTATCGTCGTCAATTGGTGTAGGCCTCATTTATTCCACACCGTCATAATCATTTTTACGTCATCTCCGACTGTTCCTTGATATTGTaacatttccattttttcccccatttttgttattaaataTCCAAGCGAATCGACCATTTTTTAAAGTTGGCTACCATTATTACTTTCGCTCGCATGATACGCTAACGCTTGCTCTTCTTGCACCCTGAACATTGGCATTGTGCCCTCTACAGCGAGTTCGGGGATTACAGACGGAACAGTAGCTTGGAAACGTGTCGTCCAAGGTGTACGGGAGATGTGCGACGTCTGCGAAACTACCCTTTTCAACTTTCACTGGGCATGCGCCAAGTGCGGCTTCGTCGTATGCATCGACTGCTACAAGGTTAGTCACTGCGTCATCCAGGCTGCTTCGCAAGACATGTTAATTATTACACATTCATCGGATGAATAGATTAAATATTAACGAGAGGTCAAAgtgatgtaaataaaaatgaaatttcattgatttttgataatattttgtacaaaaatagtGAGAGGAAGCAATCGCGCGACATAAGGAAACTACAAACTCAAATGATGACACACTAACTTATAATTACTGTTGTTTTCAGGGACGCAAGAATggaacgataaaaatctgggGTGAGAGCGGGAAGGACAGGGACGACTTTTCGTGGCTTCTATGTACAAACAAGCAGGTGCACGAACCAGAAAGATTGATGCTAACGCAGATAATAGCTGGTGATAGTTTGTCGCGTCTTGGTTCGAGGCTTCACGAGAGCCGTTGCGAGTGGGGAATACCTCAGCATTGCTCGTGCAGTTTGGCGACATCGTCGCCGGCTAATGAGACACtgagaaatttgataaaaggTGAATCGATTGGCGTTTTAAACGGTAGCATGAAACAGGAGTCCAAGGTAGACAGGAAAGAAAACGAGTCTAACGGAGCCACGGATAAAAAGACGAACGGCGAAGACAAAAACTCGTCTCTCAGTTGGCTGGCGGATGTTGCTCTCCAGAATCAGGAAAAAAACGACTCCGGGTCCAGTTCGGACTCAGATGAGGATAGGGACGGGAACTACTCGACGTTGAGAGAACTACTTATCAGGCCGTCGCATAAACCAAACGGCAGCGGTTCCCGGTCGAATTCGCCGACCAACAACTCCGGGAATTCCAACGTGACGAACAACACAACGCAAAACAATGTCGTCGCCAAGACCGGGAAAAAGTCGAAGATGGATACCCTGGATGAGGTCATATCTAGCGTCATAGAGCATAGCGCTAAAAAGGAAAGAGACAGCGGACTCGTCGACGAAAAAGCTTCCCGTGAACTCAAGCACTTTGTTCGTAGATATAAATGGACACAGAGGGGAAGAGAACCTTTACCAATTAGAATAATGACCCTTACCGAAAGCAAGAGCCTTTACCCCGATGTACCTCATTCTTGGCTGTGCGACGGCAAGCTATTGAGATTAAACGAGCCAAATAATCCTAACAATTATCAGATATTCCAAGACCAGTGGAAACGGGGACAGCCTGTTATCGTTTCTGAGGTCTCAAAGTCGCTGGATATGAATCTTTGGCATCCTGACTCGTTCGCGCGTGACTTTGGGGATGTGAAAAATGACCTCGTCAATTGTATGACTGGTAACTTGGTGCCTAATCAACCGATGCGGAAGTTCTGGGAGGGCTTcgaacacttctcgaagaggTTAAAAGACGACAGTGGAAACGCGATGCTTTTGAAACTGAAGGACTGGCCTCCGGGCGAAGATTTTGCCGAATTACTACCATCCAGGTTCACCGATTTAATGAAAGTATTGCCACTGTCAGAGTACACGCATCGAAACGGGAGACTCAATTTGGCGAGTCGATTACCCGACTGTTTTGTCAGGCCGGACTTGGGACCTAAAATGTACAACGCTTATGGATCCGCCTTGTATCCTAACAAGGGAACCACTAACCTTCATCTCGACATATCTGACGCCGTCAATGTCATGGTCTATGTCGGTATTCCCAAGGACGGCGACAGTGACGAACACATTAAAGGTACGTTCACCTGCGTGGAAATTCATTCATTGTTGTTGAGCAGTGAGCAAATGACACAGCgtatgatgtaaaaaatttcaatcgagaATACAACCGTGTTcgagaataattttataacgagCTTTTTAACACTGACGTGAGATGAATCGAAATTGGTCAAGGTTGATTAATCTTACGAGCAACGCATTTTAACTATATTTAAACCATTTTCCAGAGGCTCTTAGGGCAATCGACGAGGCCGGCTGTGATATATTGACACGTCGAAGGGTTAGAGATCGCGGTGAGGCACCCGGAGCTCTTTGGCACATCTACGCGGCTAGAGATGCGGACAAAATTCGTGACCTCTTGAACGCGGTCGCAGTTGAACGAGGTGTGCGTCTCGAACCGCACCACGATCCGATTCACGATCAAAGTTGTTATCTCGACGGTCCTTTGCGAGAACGACTGTACCGTGAATACGGGGTTGAAGGGTAAGCACgagtagaattattattattcagcaATCAAGTTCCTACGCTGTTCATAATTTGCCATTGGTTCAAACATTATTTTATCGCGATCTTCCAGATACGCTATAGTGCAGTGCCTCGGTGATGCCGTCTTTGTGCCCGCCGGTGCACCTCACCAGGTTCGAAATCTTCACAACTGCATTAAGGTCGCCGAGGATTTTGTCTCTCCCGAAAATGTGTCCCACTGTTTTCATTTGACCCAGGAGTTCCGTGCTCTATCCGACACGCACACGAACCACGAGGACAAGctgcaaataaaaaacattatttaCCACGCGGTTAAAGACTCTCTAACTGTACTTGAGAATGTGAAAGAGGAAGTTGTGAAGATCAAACCGAAGAATGAAATTAAGATGAAGGAGGAGACGTAGCGGTAAAAGTCGAGCCGCCATGATCTGAGgaattaattgattttcgaCTAAATCTCGTTGGTGATTCAAAAACGGGTGCGAGGCCCTTTTCTACTTTTACTTCGATTTTTGGCGGCTTCTGAGCCATTGCTGATAAGTAAAATAATAGCTGAGAACAAACAAATCGATGAGGAAAGAACGGGAGGGTGTGTGCGATACCTTGGTCTGAAGGttgggagagaaaaagaaagtgagGGCGACGTTTTATCTCAGGTGTTTGGTTGATGACGTCGCGGAAGTTTGTTGTGATATTTGACGAGTAGCTCgaaacgtttcattttttgaattggCTGAGCCAATTTTCTGGTTGGTTGTTCGTTGTATAATTTCAGTTTGAATACAAATCGCTATcctatattaataataatgataataatgataaaattagTACATACTTTGTGGTCGGATATGAAGTCCGTGAGATTTATTTacttcgattgtttttttttttttttcttttgtaatatttttcttcgtttaaaCGTGGATCGTGACTGCTCGACTGCGCGTATCCGTgatcgaataaaaagaaaaaattaaataaagaaaagaagaaaaaatttgcgaatttGTGATACCAGAGGGACTTTGGATCATAAttgtttgtaattaattatcgtgCCTGTATCCAATACACACTTGTCTATACTATATAAATGTAGATAAAATTACTATGTAACAAATTcctaagaaaaagaaaaaaaaaaaaaaatttgaaaaaacagtttacaCGTATACAAACactcttatacatatacattaaatTTAGTGATTGTAAAAGAATATATTGGTAGGGAAGAGAATGAAAGAAGAGGGGAAAGAATGTGTGCAATTAGACGTTGTATTTGTTGGCCAAATATCTTGGTATTATCGATTTGTCGCTCGCAGTCAACGAATTGAACTGTTTTACATAAATAACAAATCGATTATGCCGTTTTTACTAATTGGATTAAACCGACCGTTTTGAACCACTTTGTGGATTAAGAGCTTATCTTTTTGTTGGAGTATGGAAGGAACACTGTGTAAAAGTGGTAAGAATCAATTATCTTTGTCAAATCAACATAATATGAGAACCGTCTGtcctgtaaataaaaatgattttattttatcaattaaaaCCATATTATATTCCATCAAATGACCGGCCGATAGTGAAAAGTAATCGATTgaaaaacgataataatatctaCTCGTGTATTGCAGTCATTTTCAGTGCCAATGTTGTTCGATGTTTGTGGGATCGGTATGATTGATGGCTTGACTGATTGACAGATGCAAATGAGTTTATCTTTCGCATTCGCAAAAAGTATTGCGGCAAACGGCAGGCCGATTTTCCAAAGAACCATTGAACCGAATGATTCGCAATTTAACGATTATTCGTGctcgtataaattttaatttattgtaatttttctttctcacgaGTTCACTCTGCCTTAGCTAAATACTAGTGCGTGGcattaacaattatttttaaatcagaACAGACCTATGGATGGAtggtttttatttctgttaattttctaagttttcaATTTGCATTTAGCTTGAAGTGATCCGTTTGATTTTGCATTTGGCTAATTAAAACATGTTCTTCTTGCACATCATATCTGGCGTGAATTAGCGTGATAGAAGTTAACGTGGAAGTATGAAGAGCAGATGACGAAGGAAGATAGTAAGGCGGAAGCGGAACgggtaaaaagaaataataaaataacaacgGTAATGGCAAAGCACAtaagaaaaattctggaaTTTGCAATTTCTTTGATCTCAATATTCGTCTAGCATACAACGACTTgagtaattaatatttaaatacgattaacgttaattaattaaaaattaaaataaaattaaaaaaaagtatcctaGTGTTGATAATATATGCATTAATTGCTAAAGAAATTTATGCATACAAAGAacatacaaaaatgaaaaaaataaaaacaaacaaaacccataacaataaataataataaatacctaacataaattaaaaacgatgaaaataaaacatcttTGAAATACCTATTGCCTGCAATGGGCGCTGTATAAAGTTCTAGAAACGTACTCTGtgtattattactattgaatgcaaaaaaaaaacctacgttctttcttctctatgttatatatatgtgtgtgtatatacaaatgtatgtatatacatatacatataaataacgGGAATAACGtacgtatacgtgtatacaccCATGCATACATgtgtatctatacatatatgcgtgTGTGCACATCTCTACGCATCCTGCATTGCGCGCGGTATACACGGTGGTATACACGCacatttaattgaaaaagaaatgatgataataataataataataataatgataacaacaataataattattattatgaacaaACAATACTTATATAATTCGTtgcgtatatatgtgtatatatatattatatataggtatataataatattgaacacACTTGATCGCATCAACACTAGATTCGTAGTCaggtagtatatatatatacattattattgttataatccATTATCCacaatcatcatcattattatcattattataattaaatattactataattaattat from Diprion similis isolate iyDipSimi1 chromosome 12, iyDipSimi1.1, whole genome shotgun sequence encodes the following:
- the LOC124413111 gene encoding probable JmjC domain-containing histone demethylation protein 2C isoform X2 gives rise to the protein MTGSFLCPGGVKQVILKAGSPQSNISRKESLVAIVGKRFLSVSGFAKLKVNNISEWGWRAGVIRAASHRDNANDDLQVLVEYDDVEWQRREWLSPYRDAVFSFFLVEKALCWADRPDPRHPGLVINHPNHGPNNNHHHPPHRVNGKPLRSTTTPVSACSVAWPALTFYPLVARADLPDDTMPIEFMQDLRLDFVDYSKLKPFTPDWELGKSSPTWASAVKRWAEMQNGQRILLTTPSVLVGFRVEVYRAEGTTQWYTAVIVGYNEATKDLTVTDDTVLEDHNEDPSLVQMRLIGDGVVESIMRGEVVGMTPRRSRSSTALTHALVMPRVGRRPRGRPGITAHLQPPTRSESPPPNPQHLEKEKQTSVRANRRKQVNEGRGASRDRDREGIAGVGEQDQEQQQEDRENKGPGNRASRVVVEETGGKTASKLRRKVTAVKSSPSPDNFPAQKSAGRRLRPQSGRNAAKESFTELEENPRAAAAATDTTSEGEAEKEDCDPLIKRLKTSLTSRKIRTETKKGREEESEETLSHAEKKKTAGEEAADVNDPRVEDEECESRERDREPEPPPPDKVDRGGCEEERKEKRPNAGDDPASLLVECKPQEEVEEEGSGAKEEEGEEEEEEEEEEEADSLEEDAASPTEAVPGAEESTDSVGSLNAVRAASVESVVELVESSSQDGSVLERLSPVSSGAGGRHGLLTAEQERERHNESPVILSVRLNKPPPTGASTPGSGAPGHHHQLHHHQQQQQQQQHASSNLRHYSSGSSPVIQHQHHGVVPHIQATSGNPRHLVVGGSVTELHQQHQQQQQHHHHQGSNPRVVATVGDEAGLMEVEAGAVGVGGVLGGVATAGIRGAAYGDSGSDSGVSSLRSAGSGDERSGSRSSALSAEETPAAAATPARVWHVQSVQHTSLLMAHPQQGPPPNPGSANTTAVGYQSPANQPPAHHHTAVSNEMLWRPPRYPPPSHTLMGPAQQSPEEMLERDRHERMLRERREAEVREIEKRERERERESRMERERLEKLQKQAAEQAVHKHFEESLRLAQQKAYGSQKNIQLSNAAWDLVTLPPPGSRSHGVHPALPTHGGHHHPGAPGAPHHPVTVAQQQQRQQQQQQHHQHQHQQQQQQQQQQQQQQQQQQHQQHQHHQHQQQQHHQQQQQQLRERDERDQREREHIAAAERHQRQADARDQAAAHQRAYAYVTAVSASPSVQQVSSRPSSVPVKVEYPPPPAHSRQAKSSLSVTSHHDKPPPGVGPPHPALPKVEPNVGLFSYTTYQPQPPYMHDIKVKAAEHQQHKQQMSAGGVKSMQQAALERDPHVREMLPNPPPLLPDPKSSVIVKNEGRELPKAPPSHSPSPKMMPGHYHSAVAPQHKPPTPYDYQRTSTQSPHHLHHLDSLQAAKSIPPQGHLRVNANQLPSPHGHSTHPHNRQSPHAPHPHQTSHPSPPEHRYTSRLEPGIPYGTPKSAYPYPHPPSSSPTSHYAASPGSKPKVSSPAPQQIFGKPNSGIMTGTPVCRASENTAPSPMPLTSKTNSSPLAYQQVPHHHGAPPPPLPPPAHSSRSVYDTRGYASSIPASKLPPPPHHHGSPTTAASAPMTRPNSVHSVHRTSPHHNQQIHPQAMAPAIQTQPLDLGVERSGSPKRKAPTPIEVCSGQPVSLEVACKKRRTQDSIISQPMSLQCAGPPVLSRVSEPSPLIASAATSITTVVNTALLAQPSSQIPCNVQERGVVSVSPLPRTASGDGSVRPASTGSVSSLNNPGVSAAPSPAPTQSPAPSAAPSPAPSAPGTPAKVTPSAADSEKSNSPAPRPPSSTRNPVHKLKKAWLQRHSGEDGTEDTTGLVGSGSCVTLPLTIAQAPSQPLAKERDGGGGGGGGGGGTGGGGGAGSGATTTSLPSAVNSIHNIGSMAVNSINKSKVTGKTSGRKTNSKESLNGHAAAVDVKSIQEDSSSSDPERKSPPKRKPPKVKRKKGAARRQQAVTEEHRRRKEDKSGGAGAGSESSNESEAGSASDASEQLSSSQPTSRARHATGNSNSSGNGNNANKEPRKRGRRPKTSTKGSELGGEDPQPRPKKERREESASGGGSGPGGGGRSDPFRKPPIAQLKKTGESWLQDGACFEVAPKLAKCRECRWTPHQRSKNVTQNIFCRFYAFRRLRYTKNGQLAIAGFSDPHKDASEEDLRLWLPVKDSQEAAGLKDEKLDKNEKDKSERSDRGDREDLDLEMAHRLLRQVGDQFCDLLHQEKDALQEHMAEASSGITDGTVAWKRVVQGVREMCDVCETTLFNFHWACAKCGFVVCIDCYKGRKNGTIKIWGESGKDRDDFSWLLCTNKQVHEPERLMLTQIIAGDSLSRLGSRLHESRCEWGIPQHCSCSLATSSPANETLRNLIKGESIGVLNGSMKQESKVDRKENESNGATDKKTNGEDKNSSLSWLADVALQNQEKNDSGSSSDSDEDRDGNYSTLRELLIRPSHKPNGSGSRSNSPTNNSGNSNVTNNTTQNNVVAKTGKKSKMDTLDEVISSVIEHSAKKERDSGLVDEKASRELKHFVRRYKWTQRGREPLPIRIMTLTESKSLYPDVPHSWLCDGKLLRLNEPNNPNNYQIFQDQWKRGQPVIVSEVSKSLDMNLWHPDSFARDFGDVKNDLVNCMTGNLVPNQPMRKFWEGFEHFSKRLKDDSGNAMLLKLKDWPPGEDFAELLPSRFTDLMKVLPLSEYTHRNGRLNLASRLPDCFVRPDLGPKMYNAYGSALYPNKGTTNLHLDISDAVNVMVYVGIPKDGDSDEHIKEALRAIDEAGCDILTRRRVRDRGEAPGALWHIYAARDADKIRDLLNAVAVERGVRLEPHHDPIHDQSCYLDGPLRERLYREYGVEGYAIVQCLGDAVFVPAGAPHQVRNLHNCIKVAEDFVSPENVSHCFHLTQEFRALSDTHTNHEDKLQIKNIIYHAVKDSLTVLENVKEEVVKIKPKNEIKMKEET